In Verrucomicrobiota bacterium, the sequence CACTGCCTCGATTCATTCGGCCCCGACCGAGTGGTATTTGGTGGCGACTGGCCGGTTTGCCTCCTCGGGATCACCTATCTCCGCTGGGTAGAGCATCTGCGGGAGATCACCTCCGCACGCCCCGAATCCGACCGGCGGAAACTTTGGCACGCCAACGCGGCGCGATTCTATGGTTTGAAGGTATGAGCCTGGCCCGACCTGCATTTTTTCCCGCCAAGGGGCCTCCGCGTTCGAGTCCGCGCGAGAAATCCCTCAACGCTTGGCGCGGCGTCAATGAACGCGAAACAGCCAAACTGGCAGCCTCTCCGCACAAGAGCGCCGGCGACATTATGCCGTCGGTCTTGAAAGCTATCCGCATGGACCGCCGCCAGACCGAGGCCGAGGTGGCCAAGGCCTGGACCCGCCTCGTGGACCCGGCGGTGGCGGCACACGCTCAACCCGCCGGATTGGCCAAAGGCACCCTTTTCGTCACCGTGGACAATAGCGCATGGTTGAGCGAGATCGTCCGTTATCGACGGAAGGAGATCCTCGAACGTTTGCAACTTGCGTTCGGCAAACAGATGATCGCGAGGATTTCATTCCGTTGCGGCTGATCCTGTTCAAACCCGAATGGCGGGTGCGATCAACTCGGCGAAGGTGAGCGGCGTTTATTTCCCGCGGGACTTGAATCCCGGAACCTGCCGGGCCGGGATGCGGAATGGTGAGTAACTTCAGCACCAAGTGAGTCGGGAGGTGCGAAGATTCATAAAGGCCAATGGCCGTTCTTAAGGTTACGCCCATGCGGAGTGGCTGGCGAAAC encodes:
- a CDS encoding DUF721 domain-containing protein; this translates as MSLARPAFFPAKGPPRSSPREKSLNAWRGVNERETAKLAASPHKSAGDIMPSVLKAIRMDRRQTEAEVAKAWTRLVDPAVAAHAQPAGLAKGTLFVTVDNSAWLSEIVRYRRKEILERLQLAFGKQMIARISFRCG